CTCGGCGCCGGGCTCGCGGCGGCGCCGGCGGCCGCGCTGCCGGCGCTGGTCGCCCACCAGCTCCAGCCCCGGGTGGTGGGGCACGGGCGCACTCCCGGCCGGGCCGGCCGCTGGCTGCACGAGGTACGCCGCCAGGCGGGGCTGCTGCGCGCCGCGGCGCCGCCCGCGCCGACGGTCCGCCGCTCCGACGAGCTGCGCCCGGCGTACCTCAAGGAGCTCGAGCAGGGCACCGACCGGTTCTTCGAGCCCCGCGTCGACTCCTGCCGCTGGTGCGGCTCGCCGGACCTGGTGCGGCGGCTCACCTCTCCCGACCTGATCCAGCACAAGCCGGGGCGCTTCACCCTCGAGGAGTGCACGACCTGCGGCCACGTCTTCCAGAACCCGCGGCTCAGCCCCGACGGCCTGGACTTCTACTACCGCGACTTCTACGACGGGTTCGCCGGCGAGGAGATGGAGAAGGTCTTCGCCTCCTCCGACGAGGAGTACGCCGGCCGGGTGGCCATGGTCTCCGCGCACGCCGAGGCGCCCCGGCGCTGGCTGGACGTGGGCAGCGGGCACGCGCACTTCTGCCTGGTCGCCAAGGAGTCGTTCCCGCAGACCTCCTTCGAGGGCGTCGAGCAGAGCCGGTCGATCGACGACGCGGCCCAGCGCGGGTGGGTCGACCGGGCACACCGCGGCTTCTTCCCCGACGTCGCGCCCCAGATGGCCGGCGAGTTCGACGTGGTCAGCATGCTGCACTACCTCGAGCACACCCGGGAGCCGCTGGCCGAGCTCGACGCCGCCGCCACCGCGCTGACCCCGGGCGGGCTGCTGATGGTCGAGGTGCCCGACCCCGAGGCCCGCTCCGCCCGGACGCTGGGCGCCTACTGGATGCCCTGGCTGCAGCCTCAGCACCAGCACTTCCTTTCCCTCGACCGGCTCGAGCAGGCCCTGCAGCAGCGGGGCTTCACCGTGCTGGACCGGCACCGCGAGCCCTCCTCCCCGGGCCTGGACGTGCTGCCGGCGGTCTGGCTCGCCGCCGGGCGGCTGGTGCCGCGGCCGTGGATGCCCTGGCTCCCGCGGCCCACCCCCGTGCAGCGCGCGGCCCGGGTGGCGGTGTGCCTGCTCGCGGTGCCCGTCGCCGTCCTCGCCTCGGTGGTCGCCTCCGCAGGTGCCGCGCTCGACCGGAGCGACCGCAGCCGTCGCCCGGGCAACGCGTTCCGGGTGCTGGCCCGCTACGACGTACCGTCGGGGTCATGAGGCTCCTGCTCCTGCGTCACGGTCAGACCCACGGCAACGTGGCCGGTGCGCTGGACACCGGCGTGCCCGGCCTCGACCTCACCGACCTGGGCCGGGCCCAGGCCCGGGCCGCCGCCCGCGCCCTGGACGGGACCGGGGTGGAGGGGGTCTTCGTCTCCCGGCTCGTCCGCACGGTGCAGACCTCCGACCCGCTCGTCGAGGCGGCCGGCCTGCCGCGCGCCCAGCTGCCGGGGCTGCACGAGATCGCCGCCGGCGCCTACGAGATGGCCACCGACCACGACTCGGTGCACGGCTACCTGAGCACCGTCCAGCACTGGGTGCACGGCGAGCTCGACGTGCGGATGCCCGGCGGCGAGTCGGGGACCGAGTTCCTCGAGCGCTACGACGCCGACGTCGAGCGGGTCGTGGCCAGCGGCGCCGAGACCGCCCTGGTGGTCAGCCACGGAGCGGCGATCCGGACCTGGGTCGCCTCCCGGGTCCCCGACGTCGCCGGTCGCCCGGAGGCGGTGAGCCCGCTGCACAACACCGGGCTGATCGCCGTCGAGGGGCACCCGACCAGGGGCTGGCGGCTGG
The window above is part of the Nocardioides campestrisoli genome. Proteins encoded here:
- a CDS encoding class I SAM-dependent methyltransferase; protein product: MRPHPLRRTLRALVLAQAGGVVLNGVRLRARAAGLATLAQDASGTEAPEGWVVLAAEGVTPSPRTLAAATAWADRETLDAVDLVPGDLPAERVLDLLRQVDTRAFRRDPLREGHTAGHALLVRADLAARADLPDGPLPAYRLLEVARQVKRYAPRGTDFVLAPLERAVALDPGQQLTLLRAVLDRYATGRQVGDAASLALLGAGLAAAPAAALPALVAHQLQPRVVGHGRTPGRAGRWLHEVRRQAGLLRAAAPPAPTVRRSDELRPAYLKELEQGTDRFFEPRVDSCRWCGSPDLVRRLTSPDLIQHKPGRFTLEECTTCGHVFQNPRLSPDGLDFYYRDFYDGFAGEEMEKVFASSDEEYAGRVAMVSAHAEAPRRWLDVGSGHAHFCLVAKESFPQTSFEGVEQSRSIDDAAQRGWVDRAHRGFFPDVAPQMAGEFDVVSMLHYLEHTREPLAELDAAATALTPGGLLMVEVPDPEARSARTLGAYWMPWLQPQHQHFLSLDRLEQALQQRGFTVLDRHREPSSPGLDVLPAVWLAAGRLVPRPWMPWLPRPTPVQRAARVAVCLLAVPVAVLASVVASAGAALDRSDRSRRPGNAFRVLARYDVPSGS
- a CDS encoding histidine phosphatase family protein, which gives rise to MRLLLLRHGQTHGNVAGALDTGVPGLDLTDLGRAQARAAARALDGTGVEGVFVSRLVRTVQTSDPLVEAAGLPRAQLPGLHEIAAGAYEMATDHDSVHGYLSTVQHWVHGELDVRMPGGESGTEFLERYDADVERVVASGAETALVVSHGAAIRTWVASRVPDVAGRPEAVSPLHNTGLIAVEGHPTRGWRLVEWHADPIGGHLLEDESAPDPTGEPVEE